The following proteins are encoded in a genomic region of Vibrio spartinae:
- the ilvD gene encoding dihydroxy-acid dehydratase, with protein sequence MPKYRSATTTHGRNMAGARALWRATGVKEDDFGKPIIAVVNSFTQFVPGHVHLKDLGQMVAREIEEAGGIAKEFNTIAVDDGIAMGHGGMLYSLPSRELIADSVEYMVNAHCADAMVCISNCDKITPGMLMASLRLNIPVIFVSGGPMEAGKTKLSDQLIKLDLVDAMIQGADPNVSDEQSEQVERSACPTCGSCSGMFTANSMNCLTEALGLSQPGNGSLLATHADRKTLFLTAGQRIVGLAKRYYEQDDASVLPRNIANKSAFENAMALDIAMGGSTNTVLHLLAAAQEGEVDFTMDDINRMSRRVPHLCKVAPSTQKYHMEDVHRAGGVMGILGELSRANLLNTETRTVLGISLQEQLAQYDIMQTDSTDVKTFYRAGPAGIRTTQAFSQDCYWETLDDDRQDGCIRTKEHAFSQDGGLAVLKGNIALDGCIVKTAGVDESNLKFRGPAIVFESQEDAVEGILSGQVKAGEVVVIRYEGPKGGPGMQEMLYPTTYLKSMGLGKSCALLTDGRFSGGTSGLSIGHASPEAANGGAIGLIKNGDIIDIDIPGRAIELVVSADELTSRRAEQDQLGWKPANRQREVSFALKAYASMATSADKGAVRDKSKLGD encoded by the coding sequence ATGCCGAAGTATCGTTCCGCAACAACAACACATGGTCGCAATATGGCTGGGGCACGCGCGTTATGGCGTGCTACCGGCGTCAAAGAAGATGATTTTGGGAAGCCCATCATTGCCGTGGTCAATTCATTCACCCAGTTTGTACCGGGCCATGTTCATCTGAAAGACTTAGGCCAGATGGTCGCTCGTGAAATTGAAGAGGCCGGTGGTATTGCCAAAGAATTTAACACCATTGCCGTCGATGACGGGATCGCGATGGGCCACGGCGGGATGCTCTACTCACTACCTTCTCGTGAGTTGATTGCTGACTCCGTCGAATACATGGTCAATGCGCACTGTGCCGACGCGATGGTCTGTATCTCCAACTGTGACAAAATCACCCCCGGAATGCTCATGGCCTCGCTGCGCCTGAATATCCCCGTGATCTTTGTTTCCGGTGGGCCGATGGAAGCCGGTAAAACCAAACTTTCCGACCAGCTAATCAAACTCGATCTCGTTGATGCGATGATTCAAGGTGCCGATCCAAATGTATCTGACGAACAAAGTGAACAGGTCGAGCGTTCCGCTTGTCCGACATGCGGTTCTTGCTCCGGTATGTTTACAGCCAACTCGATGAACTGTCTGACTGAAGCTTTGGGGCTGTCGCAGCCGGGCAACGGTTCACTGCTCGCAACGCATGCGGATCGCAAAACACTCTTCCTCACAGCAGGTCAACGCATCGTCGGCCTGGCAAAACGCTATTACGAACAGGATGATGCATCGGTTCTGCCACGTAACATTGCCAATAAATCTGCCTTTGAAAATGCCATGGCGCTGGATATTGCCATGGGCGGTTCAACCAATACCGTCCTGCACCTGCTTGCTGCAGCACAAGAAGGTGAAGTGGACTTCACCATGGATGATATTAACCGTATGTCACGCCGCGTACCGCATTTGTGTAAAGTGGCACCGTCCACTCAGAAGTACCATATGGAAGACGTCCACCGTGCCGGCGGTGTCATGGGGATACTCGGTGAACTTAGCCGCGCCAATCTCCTGAATACAGAGACCAGAACGGTACTCGGCATCAGCCTGCAAGAACAGCTGGCGCAATATGACATTATGCAGACCGACTCAACTGACGTGAAAACATTCTACCGAGCCGGACCTGCGGGTATCCGCACCACTCAGGCCTTCTCACAAGATTGCTACTGGGAAACGCTGGATGATGATCGTCAGGACGGATGTATCCGAACCAAAGAACACGCTTTCAGCCAAGATGGTGGCCTTGCGGTATTGAAAGGCAATATCGCATTGGACGGCTGTATCGTCAAAACCGCAGGTGTCGATGAAAGTAACCTGAAATTCCGTGGTCCGGCGATTGTGTTTGAAAGTCAGGAAGATGCGGTTGAAGGGATTCTTAGCGGTCAAGTCAAAGCAGGTGAAGTGGTCGTCATCCGCTACGAAGGACCCAAAGGCGGCCCCGGCATGCAAGAAATGCTGTATCCGACCACGTACCTCAAATCGATGGGACTCGGTAAATCGTGTGCCTTGCTGACCGACGGTCGCTTCTCCGGCGGTACATCCGGTCTCTCTATCGGTCACGCCTCTCCGGAAGCTGCCAATGGCGGTGCTATCGGGCTGATTAAAAACGGTGACATCATTGACATTGATATTCCCGGACGAGCCATTGAACTGGTTGTGTCAGCGGATGAACTGACAAGTCGCCGTGCTGAGCAAGATCAGCTCGGCTGGAAACCGGCCAACCGCCAGCGTGAAGTCTCTTTTGCGTTGAAAGCCTATGCCAGCATGGCCACCAGTGCTGACAAAGGCGCGGTGAGAGATAAATCCAAGCTAGGAGACTAG